TTCTAGTGAAACATGAAAAGTGCTTTCATACCTTTCTTGGCACAGCTTGCTAAACACTACTCACTGCAATTGAACAGTCCCTTTGCGTCATATCCCCCCAGGCATTGTTGTTTGTTATTTGTTACTGCAAGGTTGTTTTACACAGTCCGTTGCTGTCCTGAGACCGTCTCTGCTCGTTGTGGTTGTGTTCTTCAGTAATTTTTCTATAAACATGCCCTGATCTGTCTAGAAATAGTTCTTCTTGGAGGTCTACAAAGAGTTCCTTAGACTTCATGGTTTGGTTTTTTCTCTAACATGCCCTGTGAAATGCTTGACCTTATGTAGACTTGTtggtggctttttaaataatgtccaaTCAATTTTATTTACCACAGTGGTTCAATAAATACACGTGGGAACAGATGTGCTATTGCCAGATTCTTCAGGCAGAATCAAGATCAACAGAAGACTGACTTTTATCTTAATAGTATTAAGATAATGGTTTTAGGGTGTCCAATACCCCCTAATTTCTACAGGTTAGTTTGGCATCCCAACTGATTGTGTGAAAGATAAGAAGCAGTAATAAGAGACTGAACAGACTGTGTTACAGATGATCATAAATAACAGTAATGTGGGATTTTGAAGTTTTGATAAATTTGCCTGAGAATCAAAAGCTCAGAACAACAGTAGTGCCATTCTAAGGATCAGTTTTTCtgtttaataataatgaagTGGAATTGGATGCAAGGTCTGAAAGGCTTCATAAGCATGGCCCTCAAACCCCTACCTAAATCAAGTCTCTTCACCCATTCTACAGAATCCAAAGCGGGCGTGCTTGCATCAGTGTGTAGGGCTGCTTTGCTTTCGATGAAACCATGGTGCATTCCTCATGTCTCAGTGACCCCGTGACGGAGACAATGAGAGTAGcaagcacgtttatttatatagcacaattcaaacaattcaatgtgcattacaaagaaagtgaaaaaatataaaaatacaatagcatgaaaacaaatactcaaatgaaaacatcaaaacaacatcataataataaaacatataataaGAACATTTAGTAAATGAGAGACCGGTAGAATGTGTCACATCGTGGTGTTTACatgcctgtgtgtttctgaaGTAATGTGGTCTGGAGAGACCTTAACAAACCAGTTTcatgagaaagagaaacaggaaTAGCCTTAAGAAACCAGTTTCACTGAAGAGAGCGAGAGGGGATacaaatgatgaaaaacattcatCTAATCCTTTGAATGCACATTGCTTAAATGAACTtcaaaacaaatagtcaaataattgttttgcgCAACATGTTTATAAACATCGGATTAACCTATGCCCACCCTGGCATTAAGATGAATAATTTATACAACCAGCAGGTACAACCAGCCTCTCCTGGTCCTGGTCCCTGTTTGCTGGTCGTCCAACATCTACATCATCGACTTCTAAAATATCCCTTTCGAATCTGGGGCACCACAGTTagccaattagccattttccctccctggtgtcatgtgactcgtttgtgttacaaggtctcaggtgtgaatggggagcaggtgtgttaaatttggtgtcatcgctctcacactccctcttaCTGGGagtgtgatcaaatacttgttctccccactgtatagtgaaaacaataacgggcccagaaccaagccttgaggaacaacaaaacatacctttgatttgtctgaggatatgccatccacacatatgaactcatatctttcagataaataagatttaaaccaggctagaacatgtccacatagcccaatatgggtttccagtctctctaagagaagggagtgatcaatagtgtcaaaagcagcactaagatcaagaagcaacaggacaaatgtgaaacctttgtctgaggccattagaagatAATTTGTTACCCtcatgagtgcagtctcagtactatgatggggtctgaaaccggactggagcatttcataaatgttatttgtcttcaggaaggcattcagttgttgggattTTTGAGAGTAAtgggaggtttgatattggcctataattgtttactATGTCAGGATcccaatgtttttagaaaagtcttaatttctgctatttttagtgagtttagtacacatctggaggaaagggtgcaatttattatgttcagcgcttggctgacctagcacaggaaatagctccttaagtcatgttgttggaatcgggtctagctgacaatttgtgggtttagaactcattacaaatttagtgaatgtgtcgagcgaaaTGGGataaaaaattcaagtgtccccattgacacctggtcagggaggttcaggacattctcaggacaactgagatattggggactataactatttaaggaggagtcagttatttgttttctaatggtgatgatcttttcatcaaagtagttcatgtattcattacaactaaagtgaagacccacctCACTTGTTGAGCATCGCTCTTTTGTAAACTTTTCAACTGtgtcaaagatacattttggattgtttttgttcatctcAGTcatgttggagaaataagctgatcgaacagatgtgagtgcttttcggtattgtagtgtactgtctatccaggctagtctgaatacttccaacttggtggagcgccactttcgctccaattttctggaggcttgcttgagtgctctatgttgtctgtgtaccagggagcaagttcttgttgtgtatttcttttgtttttagtggtgcaaccgtatctaaagtattttgcagtgttgagtttagatgcTCAATTAGATTGTTTGCGGATTATTTACTCTGTTGTTGATGATGGAGACAATGAGTCACTTTGCGTTGTGCACTAACTGGGTGTGTTTCAGGAAGATACCTTAACAAACCAGTTTTACTGGAGAGACTACGAATTTACTTGCAAGGGAATGTATAAAACACCTCCTCTGTTTATAGAATCTTCATTGGCAACCTCACCACTGTTCAGGTTATACTATCTGGTCTCTATCATCCTCCATCAGCTCTATCCAACTATCCTATCGGGACTCCATCAGGATGGTGTCAGCTGGACTACAGATGCTGGGCACGGCCCTAGCAATCATCGGCTGGCTGGGAACCATCATTATCTGTGCTTTGCCCATGTGGAAGGTGACAGCCTTCATCGGAGCCAACATCGTCACTGCTCAGGTCATCTGGGAGGGATTATGGATGAACTGTGTGACCCAAAGCACGGGACAGATGCAGTGTAAGGTCTACGACTCTCTCCTGGCCCTGCCCCAGGATCTACAGGCTGCCAGGGCTCTGGTTGTCATCGCCATCATCGCGGGCTTGTTTGCCATCCTACTGGGTGTCGTTGGGGGGAAATGCACCAACTTTGTTGATAATGACATTGCGAAGGCAAAGGTGGCTGTTGCTAGTGGTGTCGTCTTCCTCATCGCTGCCCTTCTGGTCCTGGTTCCTGTCTGCTGGTCGGCCAACACCATCATCCGGAACTTCTACAACCCCCTTTTGATCGAGGCCCAGAGAAGGGAGCTGGGGGCTTCACTCTACATTGGATGGGGAGCAGCAGGGCTGATGATCCTGGGTGGAGGGCTCCTCTGCAGCTCCTGCCCCCCCAAGGATGAGAAGAACTATGATTACAAATACTCCAAGGCTGGTGGATCTGTGGCAAACAGCAGCAAGGCTTACATCTAGATGGTTACAACAACCACATACCACACCACCCAGAGTCTAGGTGAGGATGAGTGGATAAGGACCCTGCATGGGTCAGCGGACTGTGGGGGGAGGGTTCAGTTACTATGAAtatcattttgaaaaacaagttTACAATTAGTAATTCACTCACTCTTGAACACCCACTGTTTAGGAATTTATTTTAGCTACTgatattgtaaaataatttacgAGATGCACAAACATGTAAATAGTTTATTGTTACTGAATTACTGCACTCAGCTCTTCAAAACCTGTTGTCAGAACAGAAATATATGCAacttgtaataaataaataaatccaattGAATGTACTTTCTTAACCAAATACACTGATGCATGTACGGAAACGTAGCTACACTTCTCAGCTttttaaatctgaaataaaTTGTTCCAACCTAAAGAATCGTCAACGTCAGTAACTGTGGCAAcacaattattttgtaccttttaAAACATATCTTTAATGTAATTTACTTCTCTAAATAGATACAAAAATGggaatatatttaaattaagcTACATTTCTTAGTTCTTCACTGCTGAAATCAGAACAGAAAGATCTCCTTCCAAATAAACGATAGTGAAATTTGTAAACCTAGCAACCAATTCTTTATacttttaacaaaaatatatttgtacaaTATGTACAATATCTAATACTGTAAACAAACTGTgatttatttacagtattagacaaactgatttttatttactataaatacttaaatatttaTAAGATATCGAACTGATTTAATTTTAATCTCACAGTTCTTTCAAATGTATACATCTCCAGTACTTCAAAGAAATCAGATCCTTTAGAAAGTTCTGATAC
This genomic window from Esox lucius isolate fEsoLuc1 chromosome 7, fEsoLuc1.pri, whole genome shotgun sequence contains:
- the LOC105008558 gene encoding claudin-4-like codes for the protein MVSAGLQMLGTALAIIGWLGTIIICALPMWKVTAFIGANIVTAQVIWEGLWMNCVTQSTGQMQCKVYDSLLALPQDLQAARALVVIAIIAGLFAILLGVVGGKCTNFVDNDIAKAKVAVASGVVFLIAALLVLVPVCWSANTIIRNFYNPLLIEAQRRELGASLYIGWGAAGLMILGGGLLCSSCPPKDEKNYDYKYSKAGGSVANSSKAYI